In a genomic window of Aggregatimonas sangjinii:
- a CDS encoding HupE/UreJ family protein: protein MEDFFFYVKLGLQHVLDFSAYDHILFLAALAIPFTFIKWNPVLVLATIFTFTHCLALGLSVYEVLVMDVALVEFLIPVTILLTALFNIIYQRSPDGKKSILLHGIATAFFGLIHGFGFSNYFKMLMAGEEDKLMPLLAFATGIEISQLIIVLGILALAYVLQSVLRVKQPIFVVVGSLVVILLTLPVLIATFPT, encoded by the coding sequence ATGGAAGATTTTTTCTTTTACGTAAAACTGGGCCTACAACATGTACTGGACTTTTCCGCCTATGACCACATTTTGTTCCTGGCGGCGCTCGCCATCCCGTTTACCTTTATAAAATGGAATCCCGTATTGGTGCTCGCGACTATTTTCACATTTACCCATTGCCTTGCCTTGGGGTTATCTGTGTATGAAGTGCTCGTCATGGACGTTGCCCTCGTTGAGTTTCTGATTCCGGTGACGATACTCCTGACGGCGCTATTCAATATCATCTACCAGCGTTCACCAGATGGGAAAAAATCCATTTTGTTGCATGGTATCGCAACGGCATTTTTCGGGTTGATACACGGATTTGGTTTCAGCAACTATTTTAAGATGTTAATGGCCGGGGAGGAAGACAAACTGATGCCCTTACTCGCTTTTGCTACGGGCATTGAAATCTCGCAGCTTATCATCGTGCTTGGCATATTGGCCCTTGCGTACGTACTTCAGTCGGTTTTAAGGGTAAAACAACCCATTTTTGTGGTAGTGGGGTCGCTAGTGGTTATCTTGTTGACCTTACCGGTTTTGATTGCTACTTTCCCCACCTAA
- a CDS encoding deoxycytidylate deaminase has translation MTKKKQEKYDRAYLRMAAEWGKLSYCERKQVGAIIVKERMIISDGYNGTPTGFENFCEDEDGYTKWYVLHAEANAISKVAASTQSCEGATLYITLSPCRECSKLIHQCGIKRVVYQNAYKDDSGLKFLGKAGVELVHLPIIESMVQ, from the coding sequence ATGACAAAAAAGAAACAGGAAAAATATGATAGGGCCTATTTGCGTATGGCCGCCGAATGGGGAAAACTGTCCTACTGTGAACGGAAACAAGTCGGAGCCATTATCGTAAAGGAACGGATGATCATCTCCGACGGCTATAATGGCACGCCTACGGGATTCGAAAATTTTTGTGAGGATGAAGATGGCTATACTAAATGGTATGTTCTGCATGCAGAGGCCAATGCCATCAGTAAGGTAGCGGCATCAACACAGTCGTGCGAAGGGGCTACGCTATACATTACGCTATCGCCTTGCCGGGAATGCAGTAAATTAATTCATCAATGTGGCATAAAACGTGTTGTATACCAAAACGCCTACAAAGATGATTCCGGGTTAAAGTTTTTGGGCAAGGCCGGAGTTGAATTGGTTCATCTTCCGATAATAGAAAGCATGGTACAATGA
- a CDS encoding S41 family peptidase: protein MKKKYAYIIPTLLAAALALGIFVGGKLHFNDTPEKLFTTNSKKDKLNRLIDYIDYEYVDEIDTDSIVDVTVNNILEKLDPHSVYIPKQEMSKVSESMKGDFVGIGVTFYTYRDSIAVIKTIADGPSAKKGIMAGDRILAAGKDTLFGKDLNNTDIVGKLKGKKGSSVRLQVYRKSEDRHFATTVKRDIVPIKSVISTFMLTDDIGYIKVDRFAESTFVEFKRALSALQKQGAQKLALDLRDNPGGYLGIAEKMADEFLTDGKLILFTKNKKGQVNEVYATKKGSFEGKPVYVLINERSASASEIIAGALQDNDIGTIVGRRSFGKGLVQREMELGDGSAVRLTVSRYYTPTGRSIQKSYKKGNKDYYKKFVERYRNGELASVDSIKVADSLKFTTPKGKIVYGGGGIIPDEFVPIGSNEEEFIDVLDSQGVISYFIFGHLDSDRERYAEYSRAEFLNDFTVDDILFEQFAAYCVQQNYSLDYYEYEARIKMYLKATLAEQLFDTNAYAKIKSDGDNMLQKVKELDDPSSIPFAIENEEMQR, encoded by the coding sequence ATGAAAAAGAAATACGCCTACATCATACCCACCTTACTGGCAGCCGCACTGGCACTAGGTATTTTCGTTGGCGGAAAACTTCATTTTAACGACACCCCCGAAAAGCTATTTACAACAAACTCCAAAAAGGATAAGCTGAATCGCTTAATCGACTATATCGATTACGAATATGTAGATGAAATCGATACCGATAGTATCGTCGACGTTACAGTGAACAACATACTTGAAAAGCTAGACCCGCATTCGGTTTACATCCCTAAGCAGGAAATGAGCAAAGTGTCCGAAAGCATGAAGGGCGATTTTGTGGGTATTGGGGTTACTTTTTACACCTATCGTGACAGTATTGCGGTCATAAAGACCATTGCCGATGGGCCAAGTGCCAAAAAAGGTATCATGGCGGGCGATCGTATTTTGGCCGCGGGCAAGGATACCCTCTTTGGGAAAGACCTGAACAATACCGATATCGTGGGCAAGCTCAAAGGCAAAAAAGGAAGTTCGGTACGCTTGCAAGTATATCGTAAAAGTGAAGACCGCCATTTTGCAACTACCGTAAAACGGGATATTGTGCCTATTAAAAGTGTCATCTCGACCTTTATGTTGACCGACGATATCGGGTATATCAAAGTGGATCGTTTTGCCGAATCCACCTTTGTCGAGTTCAAGAGGGCCTTGTCCGCATTGCAAAAACAAGGAGCCCAAAAATTGGCACTGGATCTCAGGGATAATCCCGGAGGATATTTGGGTATCGCCGAAAAAATGGCCGACGAATTTTTGACCGACGGCAAATTAATATTGTTCACAAAAAATAAAAAAGGGCAGGTCAACGAAGTGTACGCGACCAAAAAAGGAAGCTTTGAAGGGAAGCCTGTTTACGTATTGATCAACGAGCGGTCGGCTTCGGCAAGCGAAATTATTGCCGGCGCGCTTCAGGACAACGACATCGGAACCATCGTAGGCCGACGTTCTTTTGGAAAAGGTCTCGTGCAACGCGAAATGGAACTTGGTGATGGATCCGCAGTTCGTCTGACGGTATCGCGATACTACACCCCGACAGGGCGTTCAATTCAAAAATCCTATAAAAAAGGCAACAAGGATTATTATAAAAAATTCGTGGAGCGGTACCGCAACGGAGAGCTGGCTTCGGTTGATAGCATTAAGGTCGCCGACTCGCTAAAATTCACCACCCCAAAGGGTAAGATCGTTTATGGCGGGGGCGGTATCATACCCGACGAGTTCGTGCCCATCGGCAGCAATGAGGAGGAGTTTATTGATGTATTGGACAGCCAAGGTGTTATCTCCTACTTTATTTTCGGGCATTTGGATAGCGACCGGGAACGGTACGCCGAATACAGCCGTGCAGAATTTTTAAACGACTTTACGGTAGACGATATTCTCTTTGAACAATTCGCGGCCTACTGTGTGCAACAGAACTACAGCCTGGACTATTACGAATATGAGGCCCGAATTAAAATGTATTTAAAAGCAACGCTGGCCGAACAACTTTTTGACACCAATGCCTACGCGAAAATAAAGAGCGATGGAGACAATATGCTTCAGAAAGTGAAGGAATTGGATGATCCGTCCTCAATCCCATTTGCTATCGAAAACGAGGAAATGCAGCGCTAG
- a CDS encoding MarC family protein, with the protein MTFNFNVREIATATMVLFAVIDILGSIPIIIGLRNKTGHIQSEKASIVAACLMVAFLFLGEEILKLIGIDVNSFAVAGAFIIFFLAIEMILGITLYKDDEPESASVVPIAFPLIAGAGTLTSLLSLRSEYAVENIIVAIILNIIFVYLVLKSSVRIEKILGKNGVSVIRKVFGVILLAIAVKLFAANINGLMGGL; encoded by the coding sequence ATGACATTTAATTTCAATGTTCGGGAGATTGCTACGGCCACCATGGTTCTTTTTGCGGTAATCGATATTTTGGGCAGTATTCCCATAATCATCGGCTTGCGTAATAAAACGGGCCATATTCAATCTGAAAAGGCATCGATCGTGGCGGCATGCCTTATGGTCGCGTTCCTTTTTTTGGGTGAGGAGATTCTAAAATTGATCGGTATCGATGTCAACTCTTTCGCCGTGGCCGGCGCTTTTATCATCTTTTTTCTGGCGATCGAAATGATTCTGGGCATCACTCTGTACAAAGATGACGAGCCGGAAAGTGCTTCGGTCGTTCCTATTGCCTTCCCATTGATTGCCGGTGCAGGTACACTTACCTCGTTACTTTCACTTCGGTCCGAATATGCGGTTGAAAATATCATTGTAGCCATCATTTTGAACATTATCTTTGTATATCTTGTATTGAAGTCCTCCGTACGGATAGAAAAAATATTGGGTAAAAATGGAGTCAGTGTCATCCGAAAGGTCTTCGGTGTTATTTTACTGGCCATTGCGGTAAAGCTATTCGCCGCCAATATCAACGGTCTTATGGGAGGATTGTAA
- a CDS encoding DUF3109 family protein: protein MFQLGKTIVSEEIIENDFVCNLSACKGACCIDGNAGAPLEDKETEILVDIFADIKPFLRPEGIAVIEDQGAFVKGDDGEWETPLVNNSECAYVTFSENGTAKCGIEEAYNQGAIQWKKPVSCHMYPVRVREYSQLTAVNYHKWHICDPACSLGVELKVPIYKFVKEALVRKFGEAWYAELEQVAKEHLK from the coding sequence ATGTTCCAACTTGGAAAAACCATTGTCTCCGAAGAGATCATAGAAAACGATTTTGTCTGTAACCTTTCGGCATGCAAAGGTGCCTGCTGTATCGATGGCAATGCCGGAGCGCCCCTTGAGGATAAGGAAACCGAGATTTTGGTAGATATCTTCGCCGATATAAAACCGTTTTTACGCCCGGAGGGCATTGCGGTAATAGAGGATCAAGGTGCTTTTGTTAAAGGGGATGACGGCGAATGGGAAACCCCATTGGTCAACAATAGCGAATGCGCCTATGTTACCTTCTCGGAAAACGGAACCGCCAAGTGCGGCATTGAGGAAGCGTATAACCAAGGTGCGATACAATGGAAAAAACCGGTATCGTGCCACATGTATCCCGTTCGGGTTCGGGAATATTCGCAGTTAACAGCGGTCAATTATCACAAATGGCACATCTGCGACCCTGCCTGTAGTCTGGGTGTCGAGTTAAAAGTTCCGATATATAAGTTCGTAAAGGAGGCCTTGGTCCGTAAATTCGGGGAAGCGTGGTACGCCGAGCTTGAGCAGGTCGCCAAAGAACATCTTAAATAG